Proteins from one Paraburkholderia acidisoli genomic window:
- a CDS encoding DUF2252 domain-containing protein: MNGKSIAEREAAGRAARERARRSSHKETGDLKRDPLELLQKNSEGRVPNLVPLRYGRMIVSPFTFFRGSAVLQAHDLAHVPNTGMAMQICGDAHLLNFGAFATPERQLVFDLNDFDEVAPGPWEWDLKRLVASLVVAARNMRYSRGVAEELVMTAVNSYRDRTREYAEYGALDLWYDRITFDRMIETALTPEGRRLLRRGMDKAAGRTHESMLEKLAARDGERWTIRDAPPALFHMHGANTLFEPEDDWFALGDWKKLIEPMYADYLKTLAADRRELLEHFAMQDLVFKVVGVGSVGTRCLVMLLTDHHEKPLFLQVKEARASVVAQYYKSQKCKHEGARVVQGQRLLQAASDIFLGWTTGPSGRHFYVRQLRDMKLSVELELLDSTLLAGYARLCGWAMARAHAKSGNASIEIGAYIGKSDQFAEALVSYAFAYADQVERDYEAFVKAARKGEIVARGDEDMAADFRV, translated from the coding sequence ATGAACGGGAAAAGCATCGCGGAACGTGAAGCGGCGGGGCGCGCCGCGCGCGAGCGCGCCAGGCGTTCGAGTCACAAGGAAACCGGCGACCTCAAGCGCGATCCGCTCGAATTGCTGCAGAAGAACAGCGAAGGCCGCGTGCCGAATCTCGTGCCGCTGCGTTACGGGCGCATGATCGTTTCGCCGTTCACGTTCTTTCGCGGCAGCGCGGTCTTGCAGGCGCACGACCTCGCGCACGTGCCGAACACCGGCATGGCCATGCAGATTTGCGGCGACGCGCATCTGCTCAACTTTGGCGCGTTCGCCACGCCCGAGCGTCAACTCGTATTCGACCTCAACGACTTCGACGAAGTGGCGCCCGGCCCGTGGGAATGGGACTTGAAGCGGCTGGTGGCGAGTCTCGTCGTGGCCGCGCGCAACATGCGCTACTCGCGCGGCGTGGCCGAGGAACTCGTGATGACGGCCGTGAACAGCTATCGCGATCGCACGCGCGAATACGCCGAATATGGTGCGCTCGATCTCTGGTACGACCGCATCACGTTCGACCGCATGATCGAAACGGCGCTTACGCCGGAAGGGCGGCGCTTGCTGCGGCGTGGCATGGACAAGGCCGCGGGCCGCACGCACGAGAGCATGCTGGAAAAGCTCGCGGCGCGCGACGGCGAGCGTTGGACCATACGCGACGCGCCGCCCGCGCTCTTTCACATGCACGGCGCGAACACGCTGTTCGAACCCGAGGACGACTGGTTCGCGCTCGGCGACTGGAAGAAGCTGATCGAGCCGATGTACGCGGACTACCTGAAGACGCTGGCGGCGGACCGGCGCGAACTGCTCGAACACTTTGCGATGCAGGATCTCGTCTTCAAGGTCGTGGGTGTGGGCAGCGTGGGTACGCGCTGCCTCGTGATGCTGCTCACCGACCATCACGAGAAGCCGCTGTTCCTGCAGGTGAAAGAAGCGAGGGCGTCGGTCGTTGCGCAGTACTACAAGTCGCAGAAGTGCAAGCACGAAGGCGCGCGCGTCGTGCAAGGCCAACGCCTGTTGCAGGCGGCGAGCGACATCTTTCTCGGCTGGACCACGGGACCTTCGGGACGTCATTTCTACGTGCGCCAGTTGCGCGACATGAAGCTCTCGGTCGAACTCGAATTGCTCGACAGCACGCTGCTCGCGGGGTATGCGCGCTTGTGCGGATGGGCGATGGCGCGCGCGCATGCGAAGTCGGGCAACGCGTCGATCGAGATCGGCGCGTATATCGGCAAGAGCGACCAGTTCGCCGAAGCGCTCGTGAGCTATGCGTTCGCCTATGCCGATCAGGTCGAGCGCGACTACGAAGCATTCGTGAAAGCCGCGCGCAAGGGCGAGATCGTGGCGC